From a single Lolium rigidum isolate FL_2022 chromosome 7, APGP_CSIRO_Lrig_0.1, whole genome shotgun sequence genomic region:
- the LOC124675349 gene encoding alpha-1,3/1,6-mannosyltransferase ALG2-like → MATAVGAAGESSGTKTKKLKIAVIHPDLGIGGAERLVVDAACQLAAHGHDVHVFTSHHDRNRCFEETVSGPFPVTVYGDFLPRHVFYRFHAVCAYLRCIFVAMCVLLWWPSFDVILVDQVSVVIPLLKLKKSSKIIFYCHFPDLLLAQHTTVLRRLYRKPIDMIEEATTGMADLILVNSKFTAATFARTFRGLHAKGIQPGVLYPAVSVEQFHEPHDYKLNFLSINRFERKKNLGLAISAFALLRSVGSKQSGDSLQEASLTVAGGYDKRLKENVDYLEELKRAAVTEGVSEHVKFVTSCSSSERNELLSNCLCVLYTPTDEHFGIVPLEAMAAYKPVIACNSGGPVETVVNEATGFLCDPSPTEFSKAMLKFVNDHDLALRMGKQARDRVVQTFSTKTFGDLLNSYVLNVYHQRIE, encoded by the exons ATGGCGACGGCTGTAGGAGCGGCCGGCGAGTCGTCGGGGACGAAGACGAAGAAGCTTAAGATCGCCGTCATCCACCCCGACCTCGGAATAG GTGGTGCTGAGAGATTGGTAGTTGATGCGGCATGCCAGCTTGCTGCCCATGGACACGATGTTCACGTTTTCACTTCACACCATGACAGAAACCGGTGCTTTGAGGAAACAGTCTCCG GTCCATTCCCAGTTACTGTATATGGAGATTTTCTGCCTCGCCATGTGTTTTACCGCTTTCACGCCGTGTGTGCTTACCTCCGATGCATTTTTGTTGCGATGTGTGTGCTACTTTGGTGGCCCTCCTTTGACGTCATATTGGTAGACCAGGTTTCTGTTGTGATTCCGCTACTTAAACTAAAGAAATCTTCGAAG ATAATTTTTTATTGTCATTTCCCTGATCTGTTGCTTGCGCAACATACTACCGTTCTTCGGAGGTTATATCGCAAGCCAATTGACATGATTGAAGAAGCCACGACTG GTATGGCAGATTTGATTCTAGTCAACAGTAAGTTCACTGCGGCAACTTTCGCCAGGACCTTTCGTGGTCTTCATGCTAAAGGAATTCAGCCTGGTGTTCTATATCCAGCGGTCTCCGTTGAGcagtttcatgaacctcatgattaTAA GTTGAATTTCCTATCGATTAACCGGTTTGAAAGAAAAAAGAATCTTGGTCTAGCCATTTCAGCGTTTGCTTTGCTCCGGTCAGTTGGTTCGAAGCAATCTGGCGATTCTCTGCAGGAAGCAAGCTTAACAGTGGCAG GTGGGTATGATAAGCGTCTCAAAGAAAATGTTGACTACCTTGAGGAGCTGAAAAGAGCGGCAGTGACTGAAGGTGTGTCTGAACATGTTAAATTCGTGACATCTTGTTCTTCATCTGAAAGAAACGAGCTTCTCTCCAACTGCCTTTGTGTGCTATACACTCCAACG GACGAACATTTCGGCATTGTTCCTCTTGAAGCTATGGCAGCATATAAGCCTGTAATTGCATGCAACAGTGGTGGTCCAGTGGAAACAGTAGTGAATGAAGCGACAGGGTTTCTCTGTGATCCCTCGCCCACTGAATTTTCTAAAGCCATGCTGAAGTTTGTAAACGATCATGATCTTGCTCTTCGGATGGGTAAACAAGCACGGGACCGTGTGGTGCAAACATTCTCGACCAAGACGTTTGGTGACCTCCTGAACAGCTATGTCCTTAATGTCTACCATCAGAGGATCGAGTGA
- the LOC124678262 gene encoding uncharacterized protein LOC124678262, translating to MASPARPTESTGTPQEEAAARQSLMGISQSVPAAGEALSDKSTNGHMEHGGQDNTAAADKYRSMLMSIANQSPEARQQPTPCPHTNGVA from the coding sequence ATGGCCTCGCCCGCGAGACCGACGGAGTCCACCGGCACACCCCAGGAggaagccgccgcccgccagtctcTCATGGGGATCTCCCAGTCCGTCCCGGCGGCAGGGGAAGCCCTGAGCGACAAGTCGACCAACGGCCACATGGAGCATGGCGGGCAGGACAACACTGCGGCGGCCGACAAGTACAGGTCGATGCTCATGTCCATCGCCAACCAGTCGCCGGAGGCGCGCCAGCAGCCCACGCCGTGCCCGCACACCAACGGCGTCGCTTAA
- the LOC124677410 gene encoding phenolic glucoside malonyltransferase 1-like: protein MARVLHTSLVAPSPAGTALQERSLPLTYLDAVWLLAPPVERVFFYANATGNDVLSNLKDSLSRTLRDFYPLAGRLRLTPGTPNRHELHYKPGDGVNFTVSEYHHAGFDELATDDPTEVAKILPLVPALQAGGPVLAVQATMLSGGLALGVTFHHGACDGVSSTHFLRTWAWAAAACAGANAPEPPVIDRTFIRDRDDLYDTFAPHRQSSDDEDDGRKPLGVVSPDVQQVLATFTLSKEHLQRIKEAVAREAEHRGVPTPRSTSIVAAFGFIWHCHVRAKQGSEREAAASSGGGGDRAHLLFPVDHRARLDPPVAEKYLGNCVGPCFVSALRKEVAAASTDGLFTACAAVAASIDTVMRGEPGYWDGIMERLIELFSAAELPLTVAGSPRFRVYDTDFGFGRPVKVDVVSVARTGAISVAEARGGGGGVEVGISLPADGMERFRECFADAIAWLPSSS, encoded by the coding sequence ATGGCTCGCGTCCTACACACCTCCCTCGTCGCGCCATCGCCGGCCGGCACCGCTCTCCAGGAGCGCTCTCTCCCGCTGACCTACCTAGATGCCGTATGGCTCCTCGCCCCGCCTGTGGAGCGCGTATTCTTCTACGCCAACGCCACCGGCAACGATGTTCTCTCCAACCTCAAGGACTCCTTGTCCCGGACACTCCGTGACTTCTATCCGctcgccggccgcctccgcctcACCCCCGGCACGCCCAACCGCCACGAGCTCCACTACAAGCCGGGCGACGGCGTCAACTTCACCGTCTCCGAGTACCACCACGCCGGCTTCGACGAGCTTGCCACGGACGACCCAACAGAGGTTGCCAAGATTTTGCCGCTCGTGCCGGCGCTGCAGGCTGGTGGCCCGGTGCTCGCCGTGCAGGCCACCATGCTGAGCGGCGGCCTCGCCCTCGGAGTGACCTTTCACCACGGTGCCTGCGACGGGGTCTCCTCGACGCACTTCCTCCGCACCTGGGCCTGGGCAGCGGCAGCCTGCGCCGGCGCGAACGCACCGGAGCCGCCCGTCATCGACCGCACCTTCATCCGCGACCGTGACGACCTGTATGACACTTTCGCACCGCATAGGCAatccagcgacgacgaagacgacggcaGAAAGCCGCTGGGAGTCGTATCCCCCGACGTTCAGCAGGTCCTCGCCACGTTCACGTTGTCCAAGGAGCACCTGCAGCGCATCAAGGAAGCGGTCGCCCGTGAGGCGGAACACCGTGGCGTGCCAACGCCTCGCTCCACGTCGATCGTCGCGGCGTTCGGCTTCATCTGGCACTGCCATGTCCGAGCTAAACAAGGCAGCGAGAGGGAGGCAGCGGCGTcgtctggtggtggtggcgaccGTGCCCACCTCCTCTTCCCGGTTGATCACCGGGCCAGACTGGATCCGCCCGTCGCGGAAAAGTACCTCGGCAACTGCGTCGGCCCCTGCTTCGTGTCGGCGCTCAGGAAGGAGGTCGCCGCAGCCAGCACGGACGGCCTATTCACCGCGTGCGCCGCGGTCGCGGCGTCTATCGACACAGTGATGCGCGGTGAGCCCGGCTACTGGGACGGGATAATGGAGCGGCTCATCGAGTTGTTCAGCGCGGCCGAGCTGCCATTGACGGTGGCTGGTTCGCCGAGGTTCCGCGTGTACGACACGGACTTTGGGTTCGGGCGGCCGGTGAAAGTGGACGTCGTGTCGGTGGCGAGAACAGGAGCGATATCGGTGgccgaggcgcgcggcggcgggggcggggtgGAGGTGGGCATCTCCTTGCCGGCGGATGGCATGGAGCGGTTCCGTGAGTGCTTTGCCGATGCCATCGCGTGGCTGCCATCGTCATCATAA